CATCTGAACAACAAGCTCGAGGAACATGCGCTGGGCGTGGATCAGGCCGCCGAAGTAGCCCGCATCTTTTCCCACCGCCCGGGGGCCGTCGTGACGGCGAGCCGTGCCGTCACCCCGCAAAGCGCGCGCAGTCAGGCCGTTCTCCATGCCGCATTACGCGCGCACTATACGCGGGTTTCCAGCTTCCCGAACTACAACCGCCGACTGATCGTCTGGATACGTAACGACAAACTTGTCCCAACCGGATGAGGGGTACTGTACCCGCTGCTATCCGATCGCGCGCAGCATCTCTTTCTCGCCGCGTTAGGAAGTTCTCAAAACTTTATAATTAATAATACGGAAATAGCACCGGCATGAGCCGGATAAATCTAGGTCTTACAGGGGTTTGGAATGAGCGCATTCGGACGGAAAACCAGTGCTGGAGGCATGGTTCCGGGGGCAAGGCCGACTTTCGGGGTAGCGCGCCCGATGAAAGGCGGCGGCATGCCCATCGTCGACGAACGCCCGGCCCCGCAGGGCGGTCAGTTTCCCCCTGTTCCGGGCGATCCGCTCCTCGATGATCTGGTCCCAGGTGCAGCACCGGACCCTGCGCGTGCCGATCCCATGGCTCGCCTCGCCGATCGCGCGAATGTCGTGGTTTCGGGCGAAGCGAAAGTCGAAGGGTTCGAAGCCAGCGTTCACAAGATCAAGGAACAGGTGTTGCCCCGCCTGCTCGAACGCGTCGACCCGGAAGCCGCCGCAACGCTGAGCAAGGAAGAGCTGTCAGAAGAATTCCGCCCGATCATTCTCGAAGTGCTCGCGGAACTGAAAATCACGCTGAACCGGCGCGAACAATTCGCGCTGGAAAAGGTGCTGGTAGACGAATTGCTCGGCTTTGGTCCGCTGGAAGAACTGCTGACCGACCCCGACGTTACCGACATCATGGTGAACGGTCCGAACCAGACCTACATCGAAAAAAAGGGCAAGCTGCAACTCGCCACAATCAAGTTCCGCGATGAAGGACACCTGTTCCAGATCGCCCAACGCATCGTGAACCAGGTCGGCCGCCGTGTCGACCAGACCACCCCTCTCGCCGACGCCCGTCTGAAAGACGGCAGCCGTGTCAACGTGATCGTGCCCCCGCTGTCCCTGCGCGGCACCGCAATCTCGATTCGTAAGTTCTCCGAAAAGCCGATCACGCTCGACATGCTGCGAGATTTCGGCTCGATGGATGACAAGATGTGCACCGCGCTGAAAATCGCCGGGGCATGCCGCATGAACGTGGTCATCTCGGGCGGTACGGGCTCGGGTAAAACGACCATGCTGAACGCCCTGTCGAAGATGATCGACCCCGGCGAACGCGTGCTGACCATCGAAGACGCCGCCGAACTCCGGCTGCAGCAGCCACATTGGCTGCCGCTCGAAACCCGTCCTCCGAACCTCGAGGGACAGGGTGAAATCACCATTGGCGATCTTGTGAAAAACGCCCTGCGTATGCGCCCGGATCGCATCATTCTGGGCGAAATTCGCGGCGCGGAATGTTTCGATCTGCTGGCGGCCATGAACACCGGCCACGACGGCTCGATGTGCACCCTGCACTCCAACAGCCCGCGCGAATGCCTTGCCCGTATGGAAAACATGATCCTGATGGGCGACATCAAGATCCCGAAAGAAGCCATTTCGCGCCAGATCGCAGAATCGGTGGACCTTATCGTGCAGGTGAAACGTCTGCGCGACGGTTCCCGTCGCACCACCAACATCACCGAGGTGATCGGGATGGAAGGCGATGTGATCGTGACGCAGGAACTGTTCCATTTCGAGTATCTCGACGAAACCGACGACGGGAAGATCATCGGTGAATTCCGCACGTCGGGCCTGCGCCCCTACACACTGGAAAAGGCCCGCCAGTTCGGGTTCGATCAGGCCTATCTCGAAGCCTGCCTCTGACGGCTGTTGCCGTTAATCATGCGGAATGCGCGATCACCCGCGTAAAGGGCTTGATCGCGCATAAGGCCTCTCTAAGGCGTAGCGATGCCCGCTGCGCCGCAACAACGCCCCTTGATGGCCCTCGCCGTACGTGTGGCCGCGGTGGCCATGCTGGCGACGATGATGGCGCTGGTCAAACTGGTCGCCGCGCGCGGTGTGTCGTTCGTCGAAATCATGTTCTGGCGCCAGTTTATCACTGTCCCGCTGATCATCGGTTTCCTGATGATGACAGGCGCGCTCCATCGCCTGAAGACGGCGCGCGTTTCCCACCATTTCCGTCGCGCTTTTCTGGGGCTCGCCGGCATGGCGATGACATTTGGCGCCGCGATCATGCTGCCGCTTGCGGAAGCGCAGGCCCTGCAATTCACCGCCCCGCTTTTCGCCACGATCCTTTCGGTTTTCATGCTGAAAGAACGGGTGGGCGCCTGGCGGCTTTCCGCCCTGATGCTCGGCTTTGCCGGTATTCTGATCATCACGCAGCCCGGTGATGTCGAGATACCGCCGCTCGGCCTGGTCGTGGGGCTCGGTTCGGCTTTTGCCATCGCGCTGCTTTCCATCCTGATCAAGGATCTGAACCGATCGGAAGAGCCGCTGACCATCGTGTTCTACTTCGCCGCCTTTACCAGTCCATTTCTTGCGCTGGGGCTGCCCTTCGTCGACATGACTCATGACACGACCACCTGGGCCCTGCTCGCCACGCTTGGCGTCTGCGGGCTGGCGGGCCAGATTCTCCTTACGCTCGCCCTGCGTCTGGGGCCGGTTTCCAGCGTGATCGTGATGGATTACACCGGGCTCGTGTGGTCGACGATCTATGGCATTCTGCTGTTCAGCGAGTTTCCGCCCGCGGCAACGTGGATCGGTGCGCCGCTGATCGTAATTGCCGGTCTGTTAATCGTATGGCGCGAACACGCGCTTCACAAAGCGTCGTCCCAAGCCGACAACATACTCGGACGGTAACGGAACAGAAGGAACCGCTACTCGTTTCCTCTGCGCTATTTGCCGCATTCACTGGCATAAACAGAAAGGGACCAGAACCATGATCCGCAAGCTTATCCTTGCCCTGGCACTTGGCGGTATCGCGATCACCGCGACCGCATGCAACACAGTCAAAGGCGTGGGACGCGACGTCGAATCCGTAGGCGAGGCCGCTGACCGCGCCCTGTAAACTCGGCTGCAAACAGGGATGCCCGCGTCAAAGCGGCGCATCTCTCCACTGTTTGCGATAGACCAGCGTAAGATTGTTGGCGGGCATGGCTTCGCGCCGTGTCCGCCGAAAGCCGTTATGTTCGGCCAGCGCATCGATCATCGACACATTGCGCATGCCCCAGCGCGGATCGCGCATTTGCAGGCTTTCGTCGAACGCGGCGTTTGACGGTGCCGTAGGAACATCATCCTCAAGATAGGGTCCGTATAGCACCAGTGCCCCACCGGCGGGCAGTATGCGGCTGGCACCGGCGAACAAACCCTCGGTGGCCTCCCATGGGCTGATATGCACCATATTGATGCACAGTACGGCATCGGCGCGCCCGATTGGCCAATCCGGCTGCATGGCATCCAGTTCGAGCGGTGGCAGGAGATTGGGCATGACACTATCGTCCTGCCATGCTGCAATGGATGCCCGCGCTGCCGGGTCCGGATCGCTGGGTTGCCAGACCAGACCGGGGAAGCGACCTGCAAAATAGAGGCCGTGCTCCCCCGTGCCGCTGGCGATTTCAAGAACCAGCCCGGCGGGCGGCAATTCATCGGCAAGGACTGCGGCGATCGGGTCCCGATTGCGCCCGGCGGCGGGGGCATGCTGTTTCATGATGCTTTTGCCATTTTGCGCGCGGCCTTTTCACGGATGATCAACCACAGCAGCAGCCCGGTTGGCCCGGCCAGCATCACCAGCAGCAGCACAAGGGCCTGAACAATCCGCGAAAAGCCCTTGGCATCGGCATCGCGCGCG
This genomic window from Caenibius tardaugens NBRC 16725 contains:
- a CDS encoding CpaF family protein, producing the protein MSAFGRKTSAGGMVPGARPTFGVARPMKGGGMPIVDERPAPQGGQFPPVPGDPLLDDLVPGAAPDPARADPMARLADRANVVVSGEAKVEGFEASVHKIKEQVLPRLLERVDPEAAATLSKEELSEEFRPIILEVLAELKITLNRREQFALEKVLVDELLGFGPLEELLTDPDVTDIMVNGPNQTYIEKKGKLQLATIKFRDEGHLFQIAQRIVNQVGRRVDQTTPLADARLKDGSRVNVIVPPLSLRGTAISIRKFSEKPITLDMLRDFGSMDDKMCTALKIAGACRMNVVISGGTGSGKTTMLNALSKMIDPGERVLTIEDAAELRLQQPHWLPLETRPPNLEGQGEITIGDLVKNALRMRPDRIILGEIRGAECFDLLAAMNTGHDGSMCTLHSNSPRECLARMENMILMGDIKIPKEAISRQIAESVDLIVQVKRLRDGSRRTTNITEVIGMEGDVIVTQELFHFEYLDETDDGKIIGEFRTSGLRPYTLEKARQFGFDQAYLEACL
- a CDS encoding DMT family transporter, whose product is MPAAPQQRPLMALAVRVAAVAMLATMMALVKLVAARGVSFVEIMFWRQFITVPLIIGFLMMTGALHRLKTARVSHHFRRAFLGLAGMAMTFGAAIMLPLAEAQALQFTAPLFATILSVFMLKERVGAWRLSALMLGFAGILIITQPGDVEIPPLGLVVGLGSAFAIALLSILIKDLNRSEEPLTIVFYFAAFTSPFLALGLPFVDMTHDTTTWALLATLGVCGLAGQILLTLALRLGPVSSVIVMDYTGLVWSTIYGILLFSEFPPAATWIGAPLIVIAGLLIVWREHALHKASSQADNILGR
- a CDS encoding entericidin A/B family lipoprotein — its product is MIRKLILALALGGIAITATACNTVKGVGRDVESVGEAADRAL
- a CDS encoding DUF938 domain-containing protein codes for the protein MKQHAPAAGRNRDPIAAVLADELPPAGLVLEIASGTGEHGLYFAGRFPGLVWQPSDPDPAARASIAAWQDDSVMPNLLPPLELDAMQPDWPIGRADAVLCINMVHISPWEATEGLFAGASRILPAGGALVLYGPYLEDDVPTAPSNAAFDESLQMRDPRWGMRNVSMIDALAEHNGFRRTRREAMPANNLTLVYRKQWRDAPL